In Rathayibacter sp. VKM Ac-2762, one DNA window encodes the following:
- a CDS encoding AMP-binding protein — MNPTGSFRAARDTLLQHRTDAVAANEAFQWPDVGPRFNWAVDWFDAIAIGNERPALWIVEEDGSEEKYSFDRMRWRSDEVAAWLHSVGVEQGDHVMLMLGNRLELWESMLAIMKLGAVILPTTTLLSPADLADRLERGEVAHVIADASETAKFDEMEGGFGRIAVGGAVEGWLDYADSLEPFGISPTVVVQSSDPCLIYFTSGTTSKPKMVVHTHESYPVGHLSTMYWLGVQPGDVHMAISSPGWGKHAWSCFFAPWNAEATVFVYNYSRFSPTALHEQLDRAEVTTFCAPPTVWRMLIQSALGVKPRALTEILSAGEPLNPEVIATVEREWGLTIRDGYGQTETTAIIANPPGAPVVPGAMGRALPGVAIALVDPLTGEPASTGEICLDLSVEPVNLMSGYLGDEDRTERARADGYFHTGDVAVRAVDGTITFVGRTDDIFKSSDFKISPFEVESVLLQHPAVAESAVVPAPDEVRHSVVKAYVTLADGWEPTAETASAIFAHTRELLSSFERVRRLEFHPLPKTISGKIRRVELREREEEAFRRGEEIPTEWRADRL, encoded by the coding sequence ATGAACCCCACCGGGAGCTTCCGCGCCGCCCGCGACACCCTCCTGCAGCACCGCACCGATGCGGTCGCCGCGAACGAGGCCTTCCAGTGGCCGGACGTCGGGCCCCGCTTCAACTGGGCGGTGGACTGGTTCGACGCGATCGCCATCGGCAACGAGCGCCCCGCCCTCTGGATCGTGGAGGAGGACGGCTCCGAGGAGAAGTACTCCTTCGACCGGATGCGCTGGCGCTCCGACGAGGTCGCCGCCTGGCTCCACTCGGTCGGCGTCGAGCAGGGCGATCACGTGATGCTCATGCTCGGCAACCGCCTCGAGCTGTGGGAGTCGATGCTCGCGATCATGAAGCTCGGCGCGGTCATCCTCCCCACGACGACCCTGCTCTCACCCGCCGATCTGGCCGACCGCCTCGAGCGCGGCGAGGTCGCGCACGTCATCGCGGACGCCTCCGAGACAGCCAAGTTCGACGAGATGGAGGGCGGCTTCGGCCGCATCGCGGTCGGTGGCGCCGTCGAGGGCTGGCTCGACTACGCCGACTCGCTCGAGCCCTTCGGCATCAGCCCGACCGTGGTCGTCCAGAGCTCCGATCCGTGCCTGATCTACTTCACCTCCGGCACCACCTCGAAGCCCAAGATGGTCGTGCACACGCACGAGTCGTACCCCGTGGGGCACCTCAGCACGATGTACTGGCTCGGCGTCCAGCCGGGCGACGTGCACATGGCGATCAGCTCGCCGGGCTGGGGCAAGCACGCGTGGAGCTGCTTCTTCGCGCCGTGGAACGCCGAGGCGACGGTGTTCGTCTACAACTACAGCCGCTTCTCCCCCACCGCACTGCACGAGCAGCTCGACCGGGCCGAGGTCACCACGTTCTGCGCGCCGCCGACCGTGTGGCGGATGCTGATCCAGTCGGCGCTCGGAGTGAAGCCGCGCGCGCTGACCGAGATCCTCTCGGCGGGCGAGCCGCTCAACCCCGAGGTCATCGCGACCGTCGAGCGGGAGTGGGGACTCACGATCCGCGACGGCTACGGCCAGACCGAGACCACCGCGATCATCGCGAACCCGCCCGGCGCCCCCGTGGTCCCCGGAGCGATGGGCCGCGCGCTGCCCGGCGTCGCGATCGCCCTCGTCGATCCGCTGACCGGCGAGCCCGCCTCCACCGGTGAGATCTGCCTCGACCTCTCCGTCGAGCCCGTCAACCTGATGTCCGGCTACCTCGGCGACGAGGACCGCACCGAGCGCGCCCGCGCCGACGGCTACTTCCACACCGGCGACGTGGCGGTCCGCGCGGTCGACGGCACGATCACCTTCGTGGGCCGCACCGACGACATCTTCAAGTCCTCCGACTTCAAGATCTCGCCGTTCGAGGTCGAGAGCGTGCTGCTGCAGCACCCCGCCGTCGCCGAGTCCGCAGTGGTCCCGGCTCCGGACGAGGTGCGCCACAGCGTGGTGAAGGCCTACGTCACCCTCGCCGACGGCTGGGAGCCGACCGCCGAGACGGCGAGCGCGATCTTCGCCCACACCCGGGAGCTGCTCTCCTCCTTCGAGCGGGTGCGGCGCCTCGAGTTCCACCCCCTGCCCAAGACGATCTCGGGCAAGATCCGCCGCGTCGAGCTGCGCGAGCGCGAGGAGGAGGCGTTCCGCCGCGGCGAGGAGATCCCCACGGAGTGGCGCGCCGACCGCCTCTAG
- a CDS encoding glucose 1-dehydrogenase — protein MTTTSTRFTDRVVLITGGGSGLGRAAAVRLAQEGAKLALVDISEQGLAATVDVLPEGTESITVLADVSKEADVDAYVARTLEAFGRIDGFFNNAGIEGRQNLTEDFTADEFDKVVAINLRGVFLGLEKVLKVMREQGSGMVVNTASVGGITAIGNQSGYAAAKHGVVGLTRNSAIEYGEFGIRINAIAPGAIWTPMVENSMKQLDPQNPRKAAEEFIQVNPTKRYGEADEIASVVAFLLSDDASYVNATVLPIDGGQSIKY, from the coding sequence ATGACCACCACAAGCACCCGCTTCACCGACCGCGTCGTCCTCATCACCGGAGGTGGATCCGGCCTGGGCCGCGCTGCCGCCGTCCGCCTCGCCCAGGAGGGCGCGAAGCTCGCCCTCGTCGACATCTCGGAGCAGGGCCTCGCCGCCACGGTCGACGTCCTGCCGGAGGGCACCGAGTCGATCACCGTCCTCGCCGACGTGTCGAAGGAGGCGGACGTCGACGCCTACGTCGCGCGCACCCTCGAGGCGTTCGGCCGCATCGACGGCTTCTTCAACAACGCCGGCATCGAGGGCCGCCAGAACCTCACCGAGGACTTCACGGCCGACGAGTTCGACAAGGTCGTCGCGATCAACCTCCGCGGCGTGTTCCTCGGCCTCGAGAAGGTGCTGAAGGTGATGCGCGAGCAGGGCTCGGGCATGGTCGTCAACACCGCGAGCGTCGGCGGCATCACCGCGATCGGCAACCAGTCCGGCTACGCGGCCGCCAAGCACGGCGTCGTCGGCCTCACCCGCAACTCCGCGATCGAGTACGGCGAGTTCGGCATCCGCATCAACGCGATCGCGCCCGGGGCCATCTGGACCCCGATGGTCGAGAACTCGATGAAGCAGCTCGACCCGCAGAACCCGCGCAAGGCGGCCGAGGAGTTCATCCAGGTCAACCCGACCAAGCGCTACGGCGAGGCCGACGAGATCGCCTCGGTCGTCGCGTTCCTCCTCTCCGACGATGCCTCCTACGTGAACGCGACCGTCCTCCCGATCGACGGCGGTCAGTCCATCAAGTACTGA
- a CDS encoding SDR family NAD(P)-dependent oxidoreductase: MIASNTYPFAERTVLVTGAGSGIGRSIARAFLEQGASVAVAGRTPATLEETVAGFPAERVLVVPTDVSVRAEVDALVEGTVARFGGIDVLVNNAAGHLGGPIEEVEDDSWRSLFATNVDALFYAVKAALPHLKASRGNIVVVSSVSGIRGDWGQAAYNATKGAITTFVQSLALDFGAHGVRVNAVAPAFTQTPLTESMASTPEELAPFIDRIALGRPAQPDDIAPPVLFLASADAAYITGAILAVDGGTSASTGQPHL; this comes from the coding sequence ATGATCGCCTCGAACACCTACCCCTTCGCCGAACGCACCGTCCTGGTCACCGGAGCCGGCTCCGGCATCGGCCGCTCCATCGCACGCGCATTCCTCGAGCAGGGCGCGAGCGTCGCGGTCGCCGGGCGCACCCCCGCCACGCTCGAGGAGACCGTCGCCGGCTTCCCGGCCGAGCGCGTCCTGGTCGTCCCCACCGACGTCTCGGTCCGAGCCGAGGTCGACGCGCTCGTCGAGGGCACCGTCGCGAGGTTCGGCGGGATCGACGTCCTCGTGAACAACGCGGCCGGCCACCTCGGCGGCCCGATCGAGGAGGTGGAGGACGACTCCTGGCGCTCGCTCTTCGCGACGAACGTCGACGCCCTCTTCTACGCGGTGAAGGCGGCGCTCCCGCACCTCAAGGCGAGCCGCGGCAACATCGTCGTCGTCTCCTCCGTGTCGGGCATCCGCGGCGACTGGGGCCAGGCCGCCTACAACGCGACCAAGGGCGCGATCACGACGTTCGTGCAGTCGCTGGCCCTCGACTTCGGCGCGCACGGGGTGCGGGTCAACGCCGTCGCCCCCGCCTTCACGCAGACGCCGCTGACCGAGTCGATGGCCTCGACCCCCGAGGAGCTCGCGCCCTTCATCGACCGCATCGCCCTCGGGCGCCCCGCGCAGCCGGACGACATCGCCCCGCCGGTGCTGTTCCTCGCCAGCGCGGACGCGGCGTACATCACCGGCGCGATCCTGGCCGTGGACGGCGGAACGAGCGCCTCGACGGGGCAGCCGCACCTGTAG